The segment GGTCGGCGTCCGCCTTGTGGTGGGTCCGCGAAACCTCGGTCCAATCGCTGAAATGGACACCCGGGAAAAAGGTGTCGGCGCCGTCCACCGCGGCGTTCACCCAGGTCAGGTACAGGCGCTGGGCCACGGGAAGCGCCTCGGCATAGACCTGGCCACCGCCGACCACCATCAGACCGGTGCCGTCGGCACGCGCACGCGCCTCCTCGATCGAGCGCACCGTGACCTGCCCCGGGAACGGCGCTTCGTGGCGCCTGCTGAGCACCAGGTTGGTCCGACCCGGCAGCGCCTTGCCGATCGCCAGCGCGGTGTTGTAGCCCATCAGCACGTACTTGCCGAGGGTGAGCTCCTTGAACCAGCGCAGGTCGTCCGGCAGGTGCCAGGGCAACTGGCCCTTGCGGCCGATGGCGAAGTTCTCGTCGAGGGCGGCGATCAGCGAAACGGCCATGACAATCCTTGCTGCAAAAGTGGCAACGCAGTGCGCCTGGGACGCACCGTTAACCAGAGGATTCTAACGCGCAACCGGCGGGCCCGGCACCCTTCGCGACCGGAAAAGGGATCCTGCAGACGCCCGCACGGCGATCGATCAGACGGCCACGGGGGCCTTGATCGCAGGATGCGACTGGTAGCCCTCGATGGTGACATCCTCGTAGCGGAAGTCGAAGATCGAGCGGATCCCGGGATTGAGCCGCAGCGTCGCCAGCGGCAGCGGCTCGCGCGTGAGCTGCAGCGCCGCCTGCTCGACGTGGTTGTTGTACAGGTGCGCATCGCCCAGGGTGTGCACGAAATCCCCGACCTCGAGGCCACAGACCTGCGCCACCATGTGGGTCAGCAGGGCGTAGCTGGCGATGTTGAACGGCACGCCGAGGAAGATGTCGCCCGAGCGTTGGTAGAGCTGGCAGCTCAGCCGCCCGTCCGCGACGTAGAACTGGAACATCGTGTGGCAGGGCATCAGCGCCATCTTCGGCAGCTCGCCCACGTTCCAGGCGCTGACGATCAGCCGGCGCGAATCGGGATTGCGGCGGATCTCGTCCACCACCCAGCGGATCTGGTCCACCGCGCCACCGTCGGCCGTGGGCCAGCTGCGCCACTGGGCGCCGTAGACCGGACCGAGATCGCCGTTGGCGTCGGCCCACTCGTCCCAGATGCTGACGCCGTTCTCCTTGAGGTAGGCAATGTTGGTGTCGCCGCGCAGGAACCAGATCAGCTCGTGGACGATCGAGCGCAGGTGCAACTTCTTGGTGGTGACCAGCGGGAAGCCCCGCGCCAAGTCGAAGCGCATCTGCCAGCCGAACACGCTGCGCGTGCCGGTACCGGTGCGGTCGGATTTTTCGGTGCCGTGTTCCAGCACGTGGCGAAGCAGATCGAGGTAGGCGCGCATGCCTCCATGGTATCCGGTAGGAGCGCACCCTGTGCGCGAATGCCCTTGCTCCCGATCGGCATCGAAGCCAGAAGCGTTCGCGCACAGGGTGCGCTCCTACACCGCTCGGCGGTTCCGGCCTAGACTCGGACTTTTCCCAGGGAGGCAACGCAGATGGCCCAGTGGTACTTCAGCTACGGCAAGGACGCCGAACGGATCGGCCCGCTCGACGACATGGCGGCCCGCGAGCAGGCGCGGCGCCAGCCCGACGGCTACTGCTGGCGGGAGGGGTTCACCGAGTGGAAGCCGGTCCGCGCGGTCGGCGAGCTGGCCTCCGGCCTGGGAGCGACGTCGATGCCACCGCCGGCCCCGCCGCTACGGGGTGCCGGCGCCGATGAGATCGACTACCGCATCGTCGGCACCGACATGCAGTTCGTCGAGATCGAGCTGGACCCGGGCGAAAGCGCCGTGGCCGAGGCCGGCGCGCTGATGTACAAGGAGTCCGCCATCCAGATGGATACGGTCTTCGGCGACGGCTCGGCCGCCAGCCAGGGCGGCGGCCTGATGGACAAGCTGCTCTCGGCCGGCAAACGCGTGATCACCGGCGAAAGCCTGTTCACCACGGTGTTCACCCACAACGGCAGCGGCAAGGCCAAGGTGGCGTTCGCCGCGCCCTACCCCGGCACGGTGATGGCGATGAAACTGTCCGAGCACAACGGCCGGCTGATCTGTCAGAAGGATTCCTTCCTGGCCGGCGCGCGGGGCGTGCAACTGGGTATCTTCTTCCAGCGCAAGATCCTCACCGGTCTGTTCGGCGGCGAGGGCTTCATCATGCAGAAGCTGGAAGGCGACGGCTGGGTGTTCGTGCATGCTGGCGGCACCATGATGCAGCGCGAGCTGAAGGCGGGCGAACGGCTGGACGTGGATACCGGCTGCGTGGTGGCCTTCCACGACACCGTCAGCATGGACGTGAAGCCCGTCGGCGGCATCAAGAGCATGTTCTTCGGTGGCGAGGGCATGTTCCTGGCCACGCTGACCGGCCCGGGCACGGTGTGGCTGCAGTCGCTGCCGTTCTCGCGGATGGCCGGCCGCATGCTGGCGGCGGCACCGCAGGGCGGCGGCCAGCGTCGCGGCGAAGGCTCGATCCTCGGCGGGCTGGGCGACATCCTCGGCGGCGACAGCAACTTCTGAGCCCGGTCCCGCAGGCGCCGTTCATGCTGTAGGAGCCCGCTCGCGGGCGATGCTCTTGCTCCTGATCCACATCGACGCGAGCAGGAAAGACATCGCCCGCGAGCGGGCTCCTACCCGGCCGCCAGCGGCAGCACGGGTGCCCGGCGCGACATCGCGAGCAGCACCAGCCCCACCACGATCAGCGGGATCGACTGCACCTGGCCCATGGTCAGCCAGCCCCAGGCCAGGTAGCCCAGCTGCGGATCCGGCACGCGCACGAACTCCACCGCGAAGCGGAAGCAGCCATACAGCAGCGCGAACAGGCCGGAGACGAGATAGCGCGGCCGCGGCTTGAGCGACACCAGCCACAGCACCGCGAACATCACCACACCTTCCAGCGCCAGCTCGTACAGCTGCGAGGGATGACGCGGCAGGCCGCCGAACTGCTGCAGCCGCTCGGTCAGCGTCGGGTTGCCGGCGGCCAGTTGCAGGTCCTCGTCACGCGAGCCCGGGAAGATCATCGCCCACGGCACGTCGCCGGGCTTGCCCCACAACTCGCCGTTGATGAAGTTGCCCAGCCGCCCCAGCCCCAGGCCCAGCGGCACCATCGGCGCGACGAAATCGATCGTGTCGAACGGATGCAGCCGGTGCCGGCGCGACCACCACCATCCGGCCAGCACCACGCCGAGCAGGCCTCCGTGGAAGCTCATGCCGCCGTCCCAGACCTTGAACAGGGCCAGCGGGTCGCGCCAGATCCAGCCGGGGCCGCCAGCGTAGTAGAACAGCATGTACCAGACCCGGCCGCCGACGATCACGCCCATCATGGCGTAGAACATCAGGTCACCCAGCGCGTCCCGGCTCACCGGCAGCCGGCCCCGGCGGCGGCGGTACTCGGCCAGCGTCGCGACCAGCAGAAAGCCGAACAGGTACATCAGTCCGTACCAATGCACCTGCAACGGCCCGAGCCTGAAGGCCACGGGATCGAACTGGACGACGAAGGGCTGGGTCATGGCGGCCGTCGGCAAAAGCGCAAGTCTAGCCGCCGATCGGCCCGGGCGGACAATGGTCGCGACCACGGCGCACCCAGATACATTCAGGCTTCAGGGAATGAAGGAAAGCCCGGACACCGCCGGGCCGCCAGGTGCAAGGCCCCCTGTGTCCAGTCGAGCAAGCGGAAGCTCCAGAAGAAGAACGCATGAGAGGTACCTCACGCTCGCGCTGCGGTGGCGGCCCCGGCGGCGCGACATGGCCCTGCTCTACAAGAAATCGCAGGGAGACCAGACGCAACGCCATGCGCGCGATCACGGGGGACAACAAAAAGAACCTCGACGCCAACTCGCCGGACAAGCTCGCCGACCAGATCGACGTCCCGGTGCTGCTGATCCACGGCGAAGACGACCAGCGTGCGCCGTTTGCCCAGTTCAAGGCCATGACCGCCGCGCTCGATACGGCGCACAAGCCTTACCAGACCCTGGTCAAGCCGGGCGAAGGACACGGCTTCTACGACGAGAAGAACAACATCGACCTGCTCAACACACTGCAGGCCTTCCTCGAGAATCACATCGGCAAGGGCCGCTGAGCCGCACCGCCCGAACAGCAAGAGGCCGCCTTCGGGCGGCCTTCCCTGTTACAGCAACACGGGCCGATCCGGCAGCTCGTCCGGATTGTCGCGGCCATCGCTGGGGAAACACGCCCTGGCCAACGCATGGATCTCGGCGATCCCTTCCAGGCTGCCTTCGCGCCAGTGCCCGGCGGCGAACGCCGCGCGCATCCCGGCGCAGACACGCTCCCACGCACCCCGCTCCACCCGCTCGACCAGACCGCGATCAGCGACGATCTCGATCCGGCGCTCGGCCAGCAGCACGTAGATCAGCACGCCGGTATTGAGCTCGGTATCCCACACGCCCAACTGGGAGAACACCTGCTGCGCCCGCTGGCGTGCGGTCACTCCCGCCCAGACTGCCGATGGCGACAGGCGCGACTCCACCGCGAAACGCAGCTCGCCGCGATGGTGGCGTTCGCCGTCGTGGATCGCCGTGGCCATCTCGTCGAGCAGCGTGGAAGGAAAGCAGCGTCGCAGCTGGAACCAGGCGCCAAACAGGTTGCGTGACAGTCGCTCGATCCGTCCCATCACCAGCTCCCCGAAGAACCGCCGCCGCCGAAGCTGCCGCCACCACCGCTGAAGCCGCCTCCACCGAAGCCACCTCCGCTGCCGCCGCCAAAGCCGCCCCCTCCAAACCCGCCGCCGCCCCAGCCGCCGCCGCCGAATCCGCCCCAGCCGCCCCAGCCACCGCCACCGATGGAACGCCCACCACCGCCGGGCATCAGCATCACGATGCCGCCGATGACGGCACCGAGCACCCCCACACCCACCGTCGCGGCGAGCAGCCACAACAGGCCGCCGGTCAGCGCCGCACCCAGCGGCGTGCGCACGATCACGTGGGCCCGGCCGAACAGCCGGCGCAGGAACAACGCCACGAACAGACCGATCAGCATGGCATGCCCGATATCCAGACCGCCCCGCGATCGGCTTGATTGCTTGGGCGCCGGCAGGGGCTCGCCGTCGATCAGCTTGGTCAGCGCGTCGACGCCGGCATCGAGGCCACCGTAGAAGTCGCCCTGCTTGAAGCGCGACTCGATGAACTCGCGCCGGATCCGCGCAGTGGCCGCATCCGGCACCGCACCTTCCAGCCCGTAGCCGACCTCGATGCGGTCCTTGCGGTCGTTCTTGGCGACCAGCAGCAGGACGCCGTCGTCGGTGCCTTTGCGACCGATCTTGTTGGCCTCGGCCACCGCCAGCGAGTAGCTCTCGATGTCCTGGTCGCCGGTGGTCGGCACCATCAGCACCACCAGCTGGGCCCCCTTGCGTTGCTCCAGCGCCACCAGTTTGGCATCCAGCGCATCGACCTGCTGCGACGTCAACGTGCCGGTGAGGTCGGTGACGTGGCGGGTCAGGTGCGGCACGTCGGCCGCATGCGCCGGCGCGACGCACACCAGCGCAAGCAGCAGGAACAGGCGCATCAGGCGCCGCATCGGATCAGTGCGCCGACGCGGGCGAGGCCGGCGCGCTGGAGCCGAAATCCACCTTGGGTGCGGTGGAGATCGCCTGCTCGTTCTCCACGCTGAAGTTCGGCTTGACCTTGTAGCCGAACATCTTCGCCGTGAGATTGTTCGGGAAACTGCGGATCAGGGTGTTGTAGGACTGCACCGCCTGCACGTAGCGGTTGCGCGCCACGGTGACGCGGTTCTCGGTGCCCTCCAGCTGCGCCTGCAGATTCTGGAACAGGCCGTCGGC is part of the Dyella thiooxydans genome and harbors:
- a CDS encoding thymidylate synthase; the protein is MRAYLDLLRHVLEHGTEKSDRTGTGTRSVFGWQMRFDLARGFPLVTTKKLHLRSIVHELIWFLRGDTNIAYLKENGVSIWDEWADANGDLGPVYGAQWRSWPTADGGAVDQIRWVVDEIRRNPDSRRLIVSAWNVGELPKMALMPCHTMFQFYVADGRLSCQLYQRSGDIFLGVPFNIASYALLTHMVAQVCGLEVGDFVHTLGDAHLYNNHVEQAALQLTREPLPLATLRLNPGIRSIFDFRYEDVTIEGYQSHPAIKAPVAV
- the lgt gene encoding prolipoprotein diacylglyceryl transferase, yielding MTQPFVVQFDPVAFRLGPLQVHWYGLMYLFGFLLVATLAEYRRRRGRLPVSRDALGDLMFYAMMGVIVGGRVWYMLFYYAGGPGWIWRDPLALFKVWDGGMSFHGGLLGVVLAGWWWSRRHRLHPFDTIDFVAPMVPLGLGLGRLGNFINGELWGKPGDVPWAMIFPGSRDEDLQLAAGNPTLTERLQQFGGLPRHPSQLYELALEGVVMFAVLWLVSLKPRPRYLVSGLFALLYGCFRFAVEFVRVPDPQLGYLAWGWLTMGQVQSIPLIVVGLVLLAMSRRAPVLPLAAG
- a CDS encoding TPM domain-containing protein; translated protein: MRRLMRLFLLLALVCVAPAHAADVPHLTRHVTDLTGTLTSQQVDALDAKLVALEQRKGAQLVVLMVPTTGDQDIESYSLAVAEANKIGRKGTDDGVLLLVAKNDRKDRIEVGYGLEGAVPDAATARIRREFIESRFKQGDFYGGLDAGVDALTKLIDGEPLPAPKQSSRSRGGLDIGHAMLIGLFVALFLRRLFGRAHVIVRTPLGAALTGGLLWLLAATVGVGVLGAVIGGIVMLMPGGGGRSIGGGGWGGWGGFGGGGWGGGGFGGGGFGGGSGGGFGGGGFSGGGGSFGGGGSSGSW
- a CDS encoding dihydrofolate reductase — translated: MAVSLIAALDENFAIGRKGQLPWHLPDDLRWFKELTLGKYVLMGYNTALAIGKALPGRTNLVLSRRHEAPFPGQVTVRSIEEARARADGTGLMVVGGGQVYAEALPVAQRLYLTWVNAAVDGADTFFPGVHFSDWTEVSRTHHKADADHAYDFDMVEYIRTA
- a CDS encoding alpha/beta hydrolase family protein, which codes for MRAITGDNKKNLDANSPDKLADQIDVPVLLIHGEDDQRAPFAQFKAMTAALDTAHKPYQTLVKPGEGHGFYDEKNNIDLLNTLQAFLENHIGKGR
- a CDS encoding TIGR00266 family protein; protein product: MAQWYFSYGKDAERIGPLDDMAAREQARRQPDGYCWREGFTEWKPVRAVGELASGLGATSMPPPAPPLRGAGADEIDYRIVGTDMQFVEIELDPGESAVAEAGALMYKESAIQMDTVFGDGSAASQGGGLMDKLLSAGKRVITGESLFTTVFTHNGSGKAKVAFAAPYPGTVMAMKLSEHNGRLICQKDSFLAGARGVQLGIFFQRKILTGLFGGEGFIMQKLEGDGWVFVHAGGTMMQRELKAGERLDVDTGCVVAFHDTVSMDVKPVGGIKSMFFGGEGMFLATLTGPGTVWLQSLPFSRMAGRMLAAAPQGGGQRRGEGSILGGLGDILGGDSNF
- a CDS encoding TPM domain-containing protein, translated to MGRIERLSRNLFGAWFQLRRCFPSTLLDEMATAIHDGERHHRGELRFAVESRLSPSAVWAGVTARQRAQQVFSQLGVWDTELNTGVLIYVLLAERRIEIVADRGLVERVERGAWERVCAGMRAAFAAGHWREGSLEGIAEIHALARACFPSDGRDNPDELPDRPVLL